Proteins encoded together in one Kutzneria kofuensis window:
- the rapZ gene encoding RNase adapter RapZ: MEVAVVTGLSGAGRSTAAKCLEDLGWFVVDNLPPELIATMVELGAQARGAITRVAVVMDVRSRAFTDDLAAIIKDLDARGYKPRVLFLEATDDVLVRRFESVRRGHPLQGDGRLADGIAAERLLLTPLREAADLVLDTSALSVHQLRAKIEDTFGSEASARTRVTVLSFGYKYGLPMDADLVMDVRFLPNPFWIPELREQTGLDADVRNYVLSQEGAEEFLDRYHELLKLIGAGYRREGKRYLTLAVGCTGGKHRSVAISEELSGLLSTEDGMTVKVVHRDLGRE, from the coding sequence ATCGAGGTCGCCGTCGTGACGGGGCTGTCCGGCGCCGGCCGCAGCACCGCCGCGAAGTGCCTGGAGGACCTGGGCTGGTTCGTCGTGGACAACCTGCCGCCGGAGCTGATCGCCACCATGGTCGAGCTGGGCGCGCAGGCCCGCGGCGCGATCACCCGGGTCGCGGTCGTGATGGACGTGCGCAGTCGCGCCTTCACCGACGACCTCGCCGCCATCATCAAGGACCTCGACGCCCGCGGCTACAAGCCGCGCGTGCTGTTCCTGGAAGCCACCGACGACGTGCTGGTGCGCCGCTTCGAGTCGGTCCGCCGCGGCCACCCGCTGCAGGGCGACGGCCGGCTGGCCGACGGCATCGCCGCCGAGCGCCTGCTGCTCACGCCGCTGCGCGAGGCGGCGGACCTGGTGCTGGACACCAGCGCGCTGTCCGTGCACCAGCTGCGGGCCAAGATCGAGGACACGTTCGGCTCCGAGGCCAGCGCCCGCACCCGGGTCACCGTGCTGTCCTTCGGCTACAAGTACGGCCTGCCGATGGACGCCGACCTGGTGATGGACGTGCGCTTCCTGCCCAACCCGTTCTGGATCCCGGAGCTGCGCGAGCAGACCGGCCTGGACGCGGACGTGCGCAACTACGTGCTCAGCCAGGAGGGCGCGGAGGAGTTCCTGGACCGGTACCACGAGCTGCTGAAGCTGATCGGCGCGGGTTACCGTCGGGAGGGCAAGCGCTACCTGACCTTGGCTGTGGGCTGCACCGGTGGTAAGCACCGAAGCGTGGCGATTTCCGAAGAACTTTCAGGACTGCTGTCGACGGAGGACGGTATGACCGTGAAGGTCGTGCATCGGGACCTGGGTCGCGAGTGA
- the uvrC gene encoding excinuclease ABC subunit UvrC — MADPSTYRPAPGTIPDNPGVYKFRDQHRRVIYVGKAKSLRSRLSSYFADVATLHPRTRQMVTTAASVEWTVVKTEVEALQLEYSWIKEFDPRFNVRYRDDKSYPVLAVTLNEEFPRLHVYRGPRRKGVRYFGPYSHAWAIRETLDLLLRVFPARTCSNGVFKRHGQIGRPCLLGYIDKCSAPCVGRVSADEHRDIVEDFCDFLAGRTDALIKRLEREMLAASEELEFEKAARLRDDLNAAKMALEKQAVVLGDGTDADVVAFAQDELEASVQVFHVRGGRVRGQRGWVIDKVEETDTAGLVDQFLSQFYGDQAEMAEDAEQTGSAVPREVLVPELPDDAEAVQDWLSGLRGSRVQLRIPQRGDKRALMETVQRNAAEAFAQHKLRRAGDLTARSAALQELQDALGLDTAPLRIECTDVSHVQGTDVVASLVVFEDGLARKSEYRRFAIREGKEGGDVGSIAEVVRRRFARYQQEAAGPVDPDRPGIDPETGRPRKFAYPPNLLVVDGGAPQVAVAADVLAELGVTDVAVIGLAKRLEEVWVPGEPDPVILPRTSEALYLLQRVRDEAHRFAITYHRQKRGQRMTTSELDQVPGLGQTRKAALLKHFGSVRKLREATVDEISGVPGVGRRTAEAVHATLASAGKEREKS; from the coding sequence GTGGCCGACCCGTCGACCTATCGCCCAGCACCAGGCACGATCCCCGACAACCCTGGCGTGTACAAGTTCCGCGACCAGCACCGCCGGGTGATCTACGTCGGCAAGGCCAAGAGCCTCCGCAGCCGCCTGTCGTCGTACTTCGCGGACGTGGCGACACTGCACCCGCGCACCCGGCAGATGGTGACCACGGCGGCCAGCGTCGAGTGGACGGTGGTGAAGACCGAGGTCGAGGCGCTCCAGCTGGAGTACTCCTGGATCAAGGAGTTCGACCCCCGGTTCAACGTCCGGTACCGCGACGACAAGTCGTACCCGGTGCTCGCGGTGACGCTGAACGAGGAATTCCCGCGCCTGCACGTGTATCGCGGCCCGCGGCGCAAGGGCGTGCGCTACTTCGGCCCGTACTCGCACGCGTGGGCCATCCGGGAGACCCTGGACCTGCTGCTGCGGGTGTTCCCGGCGCGAACGTGCTCGAACGGCGTCTTCAAGCGGCACGGCCAGATCGGGCGGCCCTGCCTGCTCGGCTACATCGACAAGTGCTCGGCCCCGTGCGTGGGCCGGGTGTCGGCGGACGAGCACCGGGACATCGTCGAGGACTTCTGCGACTTCCTCGCCGGCAGGACCGACGCCCTGATCAAGCGGCTCGAGCGGGAGATGCTCGCCGCCTCGGAGGAGTTGGAGTTCGAGAAGGCCGCCAGGCTGCGCGACGACCTGAACGCGGCGAAGATGGCGTTGGAGAAACAGGCGGTCGTGCTCGGCGACGGCACGGACGCGGACGTGGTGGCCTTCGCGCAGGACGAACTCGAGGCGTCCGTGCAGGTGTTCCACGTGCGCGGCGGCCGGGTCCGCGGCCAGCGCGGCTGGGTGATCGACAAGGTCGAGGAGACGGACACCGCTGGGCTGGTGGACCAGTTCCTCAGCCAGTTCTACGGCGACCAGGCGGAGATGGCGGAAGACGCTGAGCAGACCGGGAGTGCGGTGCCACGTGAGGTGCTGGTGCCGGAGCTGCCGGACGACGCGGAGGCGGTGCAGGACTGGCTGTCGGGCCTGCGCGGATCCCGCGTGCAGCTGCGCATTCCGCAGCGCGGCGACAAGCGGGCGCTGATGGAGACCGTGCAGCGCAACGCGGCGGAGGCGTTCGCCCAGCACAAGCTGCGCCGCGCCGGCGACCTGACGGCCCGGTCGGCGGCGCTGCAGGAGCTGCAGGACGCGCTCGGCCTGGACACGGCCCCGCTGCGCATCGAGTGCACCGACGTCAGCCACGTGCAGGGCACGGACGTGGTGGCTTCGCTCGTCGTCTTCGAGGACGGCCTGGCCCGCAAGTCGGAGTACCGGCGGTTCGCGATCCGGGAGGGCAAGGAGGGCGGCGACGTCGGCTCGATCGCCGAGGTGGTCCGCCGCCGCTTCGCCCGCTACCAGCAGGAGGCCGCCGGCCCGGTGGACCCGGACCGCCCAGGCATCGACCCGGAGACGGGGCGGCCGCGCAAGTTCGCGTACCCGCCGAACCTGTTGGTGGTGGACGGCGGCGCGCCACAGGTGGCGGTGGCCGCGGACGTGCTGGCCGAGCTCGGCGTCACCGACGTTGCCGTGATCGGCCTGGCCAAGCGGCTGGAGGAGGTGTGGGTGCCGGGCGAACCCGATCCGGTGATCCTGCCGCGCACCAGCGAGGCGCTGTACCTGTTGCAGCGCGTGCGGGACGAGGCTCACCGCTTCGCCATCACCTACCACCGCCAGAAGCGCGGGCAGCGCATGACCACCTCGGAGCTGGACCAGGTCCCCGGCCTCGGCCAGACCCGCAAGGCGGCGCTGCTCAAGCACTTCGGGTCGGTGCGCAAGCTGCGTGAGGCCACCGTGGATGAGATCAGCGGGGTGCCCGGCGTGGGCCGGCGCACCGCGGAAGCCGTGCACGCCACTCTGGCGAGTGCTGGGAAGGAAAGGGAAAAGTCGTGA
- a CDS encoding Rieske (2Fe-2S) protein, with protein sequence MKTPEVIANPNRRQVLCGLAAALVAGGAVTTACGSASPSGSGGTNTTTDSPKPQAAPGTEVAKLAQVPVGGGVVVDEPGGTGNKLVLVQPTAGEVKAFNAACPHQGITVAAPQGGVITCPGHGSTFTAATGAVTKGPATEGLTAVNVKVSGAAVVLA encoded by the coding sequence TTGAAGACGCCCGAGGTCATCGCCAACCCGAACCGCCGCCAGGTGCTGTGTGGCCTGGCCGCAGCGCTCGTCGCCGGCGGTGCGGTCACGACGGCGTGCGGCAGCGCGTCCCCCAGCGGGTCGGGAGGCACGAACACCACCACCGACTCGCCCAAGCCGCAGGCCGCCCCCGGCACCGAGGTGGCGAAGCTGGCGCAGGTCCCGGTCGGCGGCGGCGTTGTCGTCGACGAGCCGGGCGGCACCGGCAACAAGCTGGTGCTGGTCCAGCCGACCGCCGGCGAGGTGAAGGCCTTCAACGCGGCCTGCCCGCACCAGGGCATCACCGTCGCCGCGCCGCAGGGCGGGGTCATCACCTGCCCCGGCCACGGCAGCACGTTCACCGCGGCCACCGGCGCCGTCACCAAGGGCCCGGCCACCGAGGGCCTCACCGCCGTCAACGTGAAGGTCAGCGGCGCCGCCGTCGTCCTGGCCTGA
- a CDS encoding helix-turn-helix domain-containing protein, which yields MFGPPPLPDGFWDHPVLAEAFADQDMGALIGGYRHHPQHPHRITQDRMAGWLGISQAQLSRYENGENPIDRIDKLRAFAEVLRVPPERLWFDRTGPPRPRDPEGSTAQDVFTPSWDALSTARSVEEVTRSDLTLSRRAALTAGAAVAVGPSLVEPMQHWLTPLQPLAKWAAGGAISADELAAMRTVVDGLRGWSGGGGVARKAVLGQLNELAERLRRAPDSPTTQQAFQLGAELAKMAASMSFDTGLHDSAQRYYVLAVRMAKASRNEPFGALCLASMARQMFDLGRPEDGLELVQLGQYGTRRTATPALRALLHTREAWAYALLGRVNEFHRAVGHAQECFGARDRSAEPTWMASFDEAEMEGVIGARLRDLARHDPTQAPLAERHIRRALALRDPSRVRSRVFDVIGLARTRLATGEPEAACELIQSVLPVVVRLRSGRVRRKLQDFVTESAHYRQINAVREVQDAIRAVRTA from the coding sequence GTGTTCGGCCCGCCTCCGCTGCCGGACGGCTTCTGGGACCACCCGGTGCTCGCCGAGGCCTTCGCCGACCAGGACATGGGCGCGCTGATCGGCGGGTATCGCCACCACCCGCAACACCCGCACCGGATCACGCAGGACCGGATGGCGGGCTGGCTGGGCATCAGCCAGGCACAACTGTCCCGGTACGAGAACGGGGAGAACCCGATCGACCGGATCGACAAGCTGCGCGCGTTCGCGGAGGTGCTCCGGGTGCCGCCGGAACGCCTCTGGTTCGACCGCACGGGTCCTCCCCGACCCCGTGACCCCGAGGGCTCCACGGCCCAGGACGTCTTCACGCCGTCCTGGGACGCGCTGAGCACTGCCCGGTCCGTCGAAGAGGTGACGAGGAGCGACTTGACTCTCAGCAGAAGGGCGGCGCTGACCGCAGGCGCCGCGGTAGCGGTAGGACCCTCTCTCGTCGAACCGATGCAGCACTGGCTGACGCCGCTGCAGCCGCTGGCCAAGTGGGCTGCGGGCGGCGCCATCAGCGCCGACGAGCTCGCGGCGATGCGCACGGTTGTCGACGGACTGCGCGGCTGGTCGGGCGGCGGCGGTGTCGCCCGCAAGGCGGTGCTCGGGCAGCTCAACGAGCTGGCCGAGCGGCTGCGCAGGGCGCCGGACTCGCCGACCACCCAGCAGGCGTTCCAGCTGGGCGCCGAGCTGGCCAAGATGGCGGCCAGCATGTCGTTCGACACCGGCCTGCACGACTCGGCCCAGCGCTACTACGTGCTCGCGGTGCGGATGGCCAAGGCCAGCCGCAACGAGCCGTTCGGCGCGCTGTGCCTGGCGTCGATGGCCCGGCAGATGTTCGACCTCGGACGCCCCGAGGACGGGCTGGAGCTGGTGCAGCTCGGCCAGTACGGCACGCGTCGCACGGCGACGCCCGCGCTGCGGGCGCTGCTGCACACCCGTGAGGCGTGGGCGTACGCGCTGCTGGGCCGGGTCAACGAGTTCCACCGGGCGGTCGGCCACGCGCAGGAGTGCTTCGGCGCGCGGGACCGGTCGGCCGAGCCGACCTGGATGGCGTCGTTCGACGAGGCCGAGATGGAGGGGGTGATCGGCGCCCGGCTGCGCGACCTGGCCCGGCACGACCCCACCCAGGCCCCGCTGGCCGAGCGGCACATCCGCCGGGCGCTGGCGCTGCGTGACCCGTCCCGGGTGCGCAGCCGGGTGTTCGACGTGATCGGCCTGGCCCGCACCCGGCTGGCCACCGGCGAGCCGGAGGCGGCGTGCGAGCTGATCCAGTCCGTGCTGCCGGTGGTGGTGCGGCTGCGGTCCGGCCGGGTCCGGCGCAAGCTCCAGGACTTCGTGACGGAGTCGGCGCACTACCGCCAGATCAACGCCGTCCGCGAGGTCCAGGACGCCATCCGCGCCGTCAGGACAGCCTGA
- a CDS encoding PH domain-containing protein, whose protein sequence is MSAPVTFRPRRVRFVAVPAAIGLVALFAVIAVLLRNTPTGAYFELSDQIAMGLVGVLLACGVLLLTRPRVRAQAEWIEVRNLLGSTRYAWTDVRGLSFPDGSAWARLELPADEYVSIMAVQAADGARAVTAMRTLRALYKDATQYTQATTQHKA, encoded by the coding sequence ATGAGTGCCCCCGTCACGTTCCGGCCGCGCCGCGTGCGGTTCGTCGCCGTGCCGGCGGCGATCGGGCTGGTCGCCCTGTTCGCGGTGATCGCCGTGCTGCTGCGCAACACCCCGACCGGCGCCTACTTCGAGCTGTCCGACCAGATCGCCATGGGCCTGGTCGGCGTGCTGCTGGCCTGCGGCGTGCTGCTGCTGACCCGGCCGCGGGTGCGGGCGCAGGCGGAGTGGATCGAGGTCCGCAACCTGCTCGGCTCCACCCGATACGCGTGGACGGACGTGCGGGGCCTCAGCTTCCCCGACGGCTCCGCGTGGGCCCGCCTCGAGCTGCCCGCCGACGAGTACGTGTCGATCATGGCCGTGCAGGCCGCCGACGGCGCCCGCGCCGTCACCGCCATGCGCACCCTCCGCGCCCTCTACAAGGACGCCACCCAGTACACCCAGGCCACCACCCAGCACAAGGCCTGA
- the ribH gene encoding 6,7-dimethyl-8-ribityllumazine synthase gives MSGEGRPTIPVPQWCEDLRLAVVATRWHETITSNLLDRALTAATKAGVKEPTVVRVAGAIELPVVCQALAKHHDAVVALGVVIRGGTPHFEYVCDAVTAGLTRVSLDESTPIGNGVLTCDTEQQALDRCGMPSSAEDKGFEATVAALDTAVQLRNINRPWTDRGLS, from the coding sequence ATGAGTGGCGAAGGCCGGCCGACCATCCCGGTGCCGCAGTGGTGTGAGGACCTGCGGCTGGCGGTGGTGGCCACCCGATGGCACGAGACGATCACCAGCAACCTGCTGGACCGCGCGCTGACCGCGGCCACCAAGGCGGGCGTCAAGGAGCCGACGGTGGTGCGGGTGGCCGGCGCGATCGAGCTGCCGGTGGTGTGCCAGGCGCTGGCCAAGCACCACGACGCCGTCGTCGCGCTCGGGGTGGTCATCCGCGGCGGCACGCCGCACTTCGAGTACGTATGCGACGCCGTCACCGCCGGCCTGACCCGCGTGTCGCTGGACGAGTCCACGCCGATCGGCAACGGCGTGCTCACCTGCGACACCGAGCAGCAGGCGCTCGACCGCTGCGGCATGCCGTCCTCGGCGGAGGACAAGGGCTTCGAGGCCACCGTCGCCGCCCTGGACACGGCCGTGCAGCTGCGCAACATCAACCGGCCGTGGACCGATCGGGGCCTGTCATGA
- a CDS encoding bifunctional 3,4-dihydroxy-2-butanone-4-phosphate synthase/GTP cyclohydrolase II, whose amino-acid sequence MSNPISSNPISTQSAIEQAIADIAAGKAVVVVDDEDRENEGDLIFAAEKATPELIAFMVRYTSGYICVPLPESVCDRLDLPPMFHTNQDARGTAYTVTVDAKQGVSTGISAADRAHTIRLLADPSSEAGDFNRPGHVVPLRAREGGVLRRAGHTEAAVDLAKLAGLQPAGVLCEIVSQKDEGDMARRDELMVFAAEHELQMITIADLIAYRRRTERHVVRVADARIPTAHGEFTAVGYDSMLDGIEHIALVKGELGDGEDVLVRVHSECLTGDVFGSLRCDCGPQLDAALEAVAAEGRGVVLYMRGHEGRGIGLLHKLQAYQLQDKGADTVDANLAQGLPADARDYGTGAQILVDLGIKSMRLLTNNPDKRVGLEGYGLKVVDRVPLPVWPNPENLRYLRTKRDRMGHDLHHLEQYESTSADSESDGAQR is encoded by the coding sequence GTGAGCAACCCCATCAGCTCGAACCCGATCAGCACCCAGTCGGCCATCGAGCAGGCGATCGCGGACATCGCCGCCGGCAAGGCCGTCGTGGTCGTCGACGACGAGGACCGCGAGAACGAGGGCGACCTGATCTTCGCGGCGGAGAAGGCCACGCCGGAGCTGATCGCCTTCATGGTGCGCTACACCTCCGGCTACATCTGCGTGCCGCTGCCCGAGTCGGTGTGTGACCGGCTGGACCTGCCGCCGATGTTCCACACCAACCAGGACGCTCGCGGCACCGCCTACACCGTCACGGTGGACGCGAAGCAGGGCGTCAGCACCGGCATCTCCGCCGCCGACCGCGCGCACACCATCCGGCTGCTGGCCGACCCGTCCTCGGAGGCGGGCGACTTCAACCGCCCGGGCCACGTGGTGCCGCTGCGCGCCCGTGAGGGCGGCGTGCTGCGCCGTGCTGGCCACACCGAGGCGGCCGTGGACCTGGCCAAGCTCGCCGGGCTCCAGCCGGCGGGCGTGCTGTGCGAGATCGTCAGCCAGAAGGACGAGGGCGACATGGCCCGCCGCGACGAGCTGATGGTGTTCGCCGCGGAGCACGAGCTGCAGATGATCACCATCGCCGACCTGATCGCCTACCGCCGTCGCACCGAGCGGCACGTCGTCAGGGTCGCCGACGCCCGCATCCCGACCGCGCACGGCGAGTTCACCGCCGTCGGCTACGACTCGATGCTGGACGGCATCGAGCACATCGCGCTGGTCAAGGGCGAGCTCGGCGACGGCGAGGACGTGCTGGTCCGGGTGCACTCCGAGTGCCTGACCGGCGACGTGTTCGGCTCGCTGCGCTGCGACTGCGGCCCGCAGCTGGACGCCGCGCTGGAGGCCGTCGCCGCCGAGGGCCGCGGCGTCGTGCTGTACATGCGCGGGCACGAGGGCCGTGGCATCGGCCTGCTGCACAAGCTGCAGGCGTACCAGCTGCAGGACAAGGGCGCGGACACCGTGGACGCGAACCTGGCGCAGGGGCTGCCGGCCGACGCCCGCGACTACGGCACCGGCGCGCAGATCCTCGTCGACCTGGGCATCAAGTCGATGCGGCTGCTCACCAACAACCCGGACAAGCGCGTCGGCCTGGAGGGCTACGGCCTGAAGGTGGTCGACCGGGTGCCGCTGCCGGTGTGGCCGAACCCGGAGAACCTGCGCTACCTGAGGACCAAGCGCGACCGCATGGGACACGACCTGCATCATCTTGAGCAGTACGAGTCCACGAGTGCCGACAGTGAGAGCGACGGAGCGCAGCGATGA
- a CDS encoding riboflavin synthase — translation MFTGIVEELGEIVAVEQLPNAARLTVRGPLVTSDAKHGDSIAVNGVCLTVVETGDGTFTVDVVDETLQRSSLDKIHEGDVVNLERAMAAGQRLGGHIVQGHVDGVGLLLEHNDGGLTRFAVPASLSRYLVQKGSVTVDGISLTVVDVTDDSFSVALIPTTLELTTMGRRQPGDRVNIEVDVLAKYVERLATPHLAALAAHHEEVR, via the coding sequence GTGTTCACCGGGATCGTCGAGGAACTGGGCGAGATCGTCGCCGTCGAGCAGCTGCCGAACGCGGCGCGGCTGACCGTCAGGGGGCCGCTCGTGACCTCCGACGCCAAGCACGGCGACTCGATCGCGGTCAACGGCGTGTGCCTCACGGTCGTCGAGACCGGCGACGGCACGTTCACCGTGGACGTCGTCGACGAGACGCTGCAGCGGTCCAGCCTGGACAAGATCCACGAGGGCGACGTGGTCAACCTGGAGCGCGCGATGGCCGCGGGCCAGCGCCTCGGCGGCCACATCGTGCAGGGCCACGTGGACGGCGTCGGCCTGCTGCTGGAGCACAACGACGGCGGGCTGACCCGGTTCGCGGTGCCCGCCTCCCTGTCCCGTTACCTGGTGCAGAAGGGCTCGGTCACGGTCGACGGCATCTCGCTGACCGTCGTCGACGTCACCGACGACAGCTTCTCGGTGGCGCTCATCCCGACCACGCTGGAACTCACCACGATGGGCCGCCGACAGCCGGGCGACCGGGTGAACATCGAGGTCGACGTGCTGGCGAAGTACGTCGAGCGGCTGGCCACGCCGCATCTGGCCGCGCTCGCGGCGCACCACGAGGAGGTCCGGTGA
- the ribD gene encoding bifunctional diaminohydroxyphosphoribosylaminopyrimidine deaminase/5-amino-6-(5-phosphoribosylamino)uracil reductase RibD, protein MTAAMRAAIEASERARGITSPNPPVGAAIVAADGEIVGIGATQPPGGPHAEVMALRAAGERAKGGTAYVTLEPCSHYGRTPPCTQALLAAGISSVFYAVADPNPRAAGGADVLRAAGVKVEGGLLAEDVERGPLRAWLHYARTGRPHVTWKYAASLDGRVAAADGTSRWISSPMSRAEVHDIRRKVDAIVAGTGTIRTDDPQLTAREDDGTLAARQPLRVVVGKTEIDPAARVLDDAAETLHVRSHDPNEVLAALAERGVVDVLLEGGPMLAGAFLRAHRVDRALVYIAPVLLGAGPAALLDAGVNTITQALPFGIEDVTMSGPDVRISAVPVKTE, encoded by the coding sequence ATGACGGCGGCGATGCGGGCGGCGATCGAGGCCAGCGAGCGGGCGAGGGGCATCACGAGCCCGAACCCGCCGGTGGGCGCGGCGATCGTGGCCGCGGACGGCGAGATCGTCGGCATCGGCGCGACGCAGCCGCCGGGCGGCCCGCACGCGGAGGTCATGGCGCTGCGCGCGGCGGGGGAGCGGGCCAAGGGCGGCACGGCCTACGTGACGCTGGAGCCGTGCTCGCATTACGGCCGCACGCCGCCGTGCACGCAGGCACTGCTCGCGGCCGGCATCAGCAGCGTGTTCTACGCGGTGGCGGACCCCAACCCCCGAGCGGCGGGCGGCGCTGACGTGCTGCGCGCCGCCGGCGTCAAGGTGGAGGGCGGCCTGCTCGCAGAGGACGTGGAGCGTGGGCCGCTGCGGGCCTGGCTGCACTACGCCCGCACTGGCCGTCCGCACGTCACATGGAAGTACGCGGCAAGCCTGGACGGCCGCGTCGCGGCGGCCGACGGCACGAGCCGCTGGATCAGCTCCCCGATGTCCCGGGCCGAGGTGCACGACATCCGCCGCAAGGTGGACGCGATCGTCGCCGGCACCGGCACCATCCGCACCGACGACCCACAGCTGACCGCCCGCGAGGACGACGGCACCCTCGCGGCGAGGCAGCCGCTGCGCGTGGTCGTCGGCAAGACCGAAATAGACCCGGCCGCCCGCGTGTTGGACGACGCGGCGGAGACGCTGCACGTGCGGAGCCACGACCCGAACGAGGTGCTGGCCGCACTGGCCGAGCGGGGTGTGGTGGACGTGTTGCTGGAGGGTGGCCCGATGCTGGCCGGCGCCTTCCTGCGGGCGCACCGCGTGGACCGCGCCCTCGTTTACATAGCGCCCGTGCTGCTGGGGGCGGGCCCGGCCGCGCTGCTGGACGCCGGCGTGAACACCATCACCCAGGCGCTGCCTTTCGGCATCGAAGACGTCACCATGAGCGGACCCGACGTGCGGATCTCCGCAGTGCCGGTCAAGACCGAGTAG
- the rpe gene encoding ribulose-phosphate 3-epimerase, with protein MIAPSILSADFARLGEEANVVAGADWLHVDVMDAHFVPNLTLGLPVVQAIRKATDIPLDCHLMIDDPDRWAVGYAEAGAYNVTVHVEAAKDPVAIARDLRAAGAKAGLSVKPGTPLEPYVDLLKHYDTLLVMSVEPGFGGQSFMPEVLGKVRTARRLVDTGHLTLLVEIDGGINEDTIEQAAEAGVDCFVAGSAVYGAKDPAEAVRNLRAKAAR; from the coding sequence CTGATCGCCCCGAGCATCCTGTCCGCCGACTTCGCCCGGCTGGGCGAGGAGGCCAACGTCGTGGCCGGCGCGGACTGGCTGCACGTGGACGTGATGGACGCGCACTTCGTGCCGAACCTGACCCTGGGCCTGCCGGTGGTGCAGGCGATCCGCAAGGCGACGGACATCCCGCTGGACTGCCACCTGATGATCGACGACCCGGACCGCTGGGCGGTGGGGTACGCCGAGGCGGGCGCCTACAACGTGACGGTGCACGTGGAGGCGGCGAAGGACCCGGTGGCGATCGCGCGGGACCTGCGGGCGGCCGGGGCGAAGGCGGGCCTGTCGGTCAAGCCGGGCACGCCGCTGGAGCCCTACGTGGACCTGCTGAAGCACTACGACACGCTGCTGGTGATGTCGGTGGAGCCGGGGTTCGGCGGCCAGTCGTTCATGCCGGAGGTTCTGGGCAAGGTCCGCACGGCCCGCCGCCTGGTCGACACGGGCCACCTGACGCTGCTGGTGGAGATCGACGGCGGCATCAACGAGGACACGATCGAGCAGGCGGCGGAGGCGGGCGTGGACTGCTTCGTCGCGGGCTCGGCGGTGTACGGCGCGAAGGACCCCGCGGAAGCCGTTCGCAACCTGAGGGCCAAGGCCGCGCGATGA